One window of the Magnolia sinica isolate HGM2019 chromosome 19, MsV1, whole genome shotgun sequence genome contains the following:
- the LOC131235124 gene encoding kinesin-like protein KIN-5C, whose translation MSGRHEKEKGVNVQVLLRCRPFSDDELRNNAPQVVTCNEYQREVAVSQSIAGKQIDRVFTFDKVFGPSAQQRDLYDQAMVPIVNEVLEGFNCTIFAYGQTGTGKTYTMEGECKKSKGGTKGQLPQDAGVIPRAVKQIFDTLESQNAEYSVKVTFLELYNEEITDLLAPEEISKVILEEKQRKPLLLMEDGKGGVLVRGLEEEIVTSAGEIFTLLERGSAKRRTAETLLNKQSSRSHSLFTITMHIKEATPEGEELIKCGKLNLVDLAGSENISRSGAREGRAREAGEINKSLLTLGRVITALVEHLGHIPYRDSKLTRLLRDSLGGRTKTCIIATVSPSVHCLEETLSTLDYAHRAKNIKNRPEVNQKMMKSTLIKDLYGEIDRLKAEVYATREKNGVYIPKERYYQEESERKAMSDQIEQMGILLETHQKQIEELQDKYDTQLQQSADLSNKLESTQLCLEQTNNLLVIAKEDLKKSKYEIKERDFIIAAQRKAENDLAQQGCVLQSKLEKSIQDNASLFLKIAREDKMSAANRSVVDNFQTEFSKQIGVLCSTFVASMTRQNEHLQCVENICRSCLDYNEKSVLELNKKVAASRASYVSHIEALQNVVRLHKANINASLEEMSSLASENSSSFEQLLAAESREANLIFGDLQGTLANHQGEMALFARELRERFHVSIEHTSEMSKFIIGLLEKLGEESCKLQTHVCRAHDFNTRSIDDFQKAYKEQSRSEAEKLVADLTNLVSNHIRRQEELVDVQLVGLRDAAVENKAFFDEHAATMEGVTSDAKRKWNTFSMQAENDAKDGADFSAAKHCRMELLLQQCITNADAASRHSKKTHESVNKTSSKHVVAMETLVRVATESNEQHDLEIVSARAAAEQDVAENSGAILHHFESVSEREQESVSGIMAVVEVHMGTLQKLAEDHCAQVAEIEHQAQNSFQDRYMDYEPTGNTPMRCEVDVPSKATIESLRAMPMESLVEEFRENHPYGGSAGKEPKPSMIPRSPLVQLN comes from the exons ATGTCCGGACGCCATGAGAAGGAGAAGGGCGTAAATGTCCAGGTCCTCCTCCGTTGCAG GCCTTTCAGTGACGATGAGTTGCGGAACAATGCGCCACAGGTTGTAACCTGCAATGAGTACCAGAGAGAGGTTGCAGTGTCTCAAAGCATTGCTGGGAAGCAGATTGATAGGGTCTTTACCTTTGATAAG GTGTTTGGGCCCTCTGCTCAGCAAAGGGATTTATATGATCAGGCTATGGTTCCTATTGTAAATGAGGTGTTGGAAGGATTTAACTGCACCATTTTTGCCTATGGTCAAACTGGCACAGGGAAAACATACACCATGGAAGGTGAATGCAAAAAATCAAAG GGTGGGACTAAGGGACAGTTGCCTCAAGATGCTGGAGTCATACCGAGGGCTGTTAAGCAGATATTTGATACATTGGAGAGTCAAAATGCTGAATATAGTGTTAAAGTTACTTTCTTAGAGTTGTATAATGAAGAAATTACTGACTTGCTTGCTCCTGAGGAAATATCAAAGGTTATTTTGGAGGAGAAGCAAAGAAAGCCCCTACTTCTCATGGAGGATGGGAAAGGAGGAGTCCTTGTCAGAGGCCTTGAGGAGGAAATTGTAACAAGTGCTGGTGAGATTTTTACCCTACTAGAACGGGGTTCTGCGAAGCGCCGTACTGCAGAGACGTTATTAAACAAACAAtcgag CCGTTCACACTCTCTATTTACCATTACTATGCACATAAAAGAAGCCACTCCAGAAGGAGAGGAACTTATCAAATGTGGCAAGCTAAATTTGGTTGATCTGGCTGGGTCAGAAAATATTTCCCGTTCAGGTGCTAGGGAG GGGCGTGCAAGAGAAGCTGGGGAAATTAATAAGAGCTTACTTACTTTGGGGCGTGTTATAACTGCTCTTGTGGAGCATCTTGGACACATTCCTTACAG GGACAGCAAACTCACACGTTTGTTGCGTGATTCATTGGGTGGGAGGACTAAGACATGTATAATTGCTACTGTTTCACCATCCGTTCACTGTCTTGAGGAGACTCTTAGTACATTGGATTATGCCCACAGAGCAAAGAACATAAAAAATAGGCCCGAG GTTaaccaaaaaatgatgaaatcaaCTCTTATCAAGGACCTTTATGGCGAGATTGATCGGCTTAAAGCGG AGGTTTATGCTACTCGTGAGAAAAATGGAGTTTACATACCAAAAGAGCGATACTACCAAGAAGAGAGTGAAAGGAAG GCAATGTCAGATCAGATCGAACAGATGGGCATTTTGCTGGAAACCCATCAGAAG CAAATTGAGGAATTGCAAGATAAATATGATACTCAGCTCCAACAATCGGCTGACTTGAGCAATAAACTTGAGTCCACACAG CTGTGTTTGGAGCAAACAAACAACTTACTGGTTATTGCCAAAGAAGATCTTAAAAAATCCAAGTATGAAATAAAGGAGAGGGATTTTATTATAGCTGCACAGAGGAAAGCAG AAAACGATTTGGCACAACAGGGTTGTGTCCTGCAGTCTAAATTGGAGAAGTCAATTCAGGATAATGCTTCATTATTTTTGAAAATAG caagagaagataaaatgaGTGCTGCAAACAGGTCTGTGGTGGATAATTTCCAAACAGAGTTTTCAAAGCAGATTGGTGTTCTTTGTAGTACTTTTGTTGCATCAATGACTCGACAAAATGAACACCTGCAGTGTGTTGAGAATATTTGCCGTTCTTGTCTGGATTATAATGAGAAG TCTGTGCTGGAATTGAATAAGAAAGTTGCAGCTTCACGGGCCTCATATGTTTCGCACATCGAAGCATTACAAAATGTTGTACGTTTGCATAAGGCAAACATTAATGCGAGCCTAGAGGAGATGTCATCGTTGGCTTCTGAGAATTCCAGTTCATTTGAGCAA TTACTAGCTGCAGAGTCTAGAGAAGCAAACTTGATATTTGGCGATCTTCAAGGTACCTTAGCCAATCATCAAGGAGAGATGGCTCTTTTTGCTCGGGAGTTGCGTGAG AGATTCCATGTGAGTATAGAGCATACCTCGGAGATGTCCAAGTTCATTATTGGACTTCTTGAAAAGCTCGGTGAAGAATCTTGCAAGCTTCAAACTCATGTGTGTCGGGCGCATGATTTTAACACAAGGAGCATAGATGATTTTCAGAAGGCCTACAAG GAGCAATCAAGGTCTGAGGCAGAGAAACTTGTAGCGGATTTGACCAATTTAGTCTCCAACCATATTCGTCGACAGGAAGAGCTG GTCGATGTGCAACTTGTTGGACTGAGAGATGCTGCTGTTGAGAATAAGGCGTTTTTTGACGAGCATGCAGCGACAATGGAGGGAGTTACGAGTGATGCTAAAAGAAAATGGAATACGTTTTCCATGCAGGCAGAGAATGATGCCAAAGATGGAGCTGATTTCTCTGCAGCCAAACATTGCCGTATGGAGCTACTCCTTCAACAATG TATTACCAATGCCGACGCTGCTTCTAGACACTCGAAGAAGACACATGAATCTGTAAATAAGACAAGCAGTAAGCATGTTGTGGCCATGGAGACACTTGTAAG GGTTGCCACTGAGAGTAATGAACAACATGATCTAGAGATTGTTTCTGCGCGGGCTGCTGCAGAGCAGGATGTGGCTGAGAACAGTGGTGCTATCCTTCACCACTTTGAGA GTGTATCAGAGCGTGAGCAGGAATCGGTGTCTGGAATTATGGCAGTGGTTGAAGTGCACATGGGCACGCTCCAGAAGCTTGCGGAGGATCATTGTGCCCAGGTGGCAGAGATAGAACATCAGGCACAGAACAGCTTCCAAGACAGATACATG GACTATGAGCCGACCGGCAATACACCAATGAGGTGTGAGGTTGATGTGCCAAGCAAGGCGACGATTGAGTCGCTCAGGGCCATGCCCATGGAATCCCTCGTTGAGGAATTCCGGGAGAATCATCCCTATGGAGGATCAGCTGGCAAGGAACCAAAACCATCCATGATACCACGCTCGCCTCTTGTCCAACTCAACTGA